A single genomic interval of Corvus hawaiiensis isolate bCorHaw1 chromosome 5, bCorHaw1.pri.cur, whole genome shotgun sequence harbors:
- the BST1 gene encoding ADP-ribosyl cyclase/cyclic ADP-ribose hydrolase 2, protein DRARSPAHARLAPPLPAGSGGPAPALARAARAVEFRAVRRVSPPSYSLRSVQVSCRIARLEIRCFGNAKQERQRSPAYPARKPWEASFSGVQGRKWKGEGTTKNLENIVIGRCYDYIRIVNPAVGEKNCSQIWEAFKNAFINKDPCSILPKDYELFINLSLHTIPPNKSLFWENNQLLVNRFADRGRRYMSLGDTLFGFFGDFLNWCGQADSPGLDYESCPTTMECENNAVESFWRMASITYAQHSSGVIHVLLNGSADGGAYPQPGFFADYEIPNLQKDRISQVVIWVVDDIEGPDIDSCGFHSVKILETRLKTLGYDVICTDNNKSVMFLLCLDNPDNSKCALASSAPAAQRGPISSDRGCSWNKLMIVSFVGFLFRFALVY, encoded by the exons GACCgcgcccgcagccccgcgcaTGCGCggctggccccgccccttcctgcgggcagcggcggccccgcgcccgccttGGCTCGGGCGGCTCGTGCTGTGGAGTTCCGGGCTGTGCGACGAGTTTCCCCTCCGAGTTACAGCCTTAGGTCCGTTCAAGTGAGCTGCCGTATTGCACGACTCGAAATCCGATGCTTTGGCAACGCTAAG CAAGAGAGACAGAGATCTCCTGCTTACCCAGCAAGGAAACCATGGGAAGCTAG CTTCTCAGGAGTGcagggaaggaaatggaaaggtGAAGGTACTACTAAAAACCTGGAAAATATTGTCATTGGAAGATGCTATGATTATATTAGAATTGTGAACCCTGCTGTTGG TGAGAAGAATTGTTCACAGATATgggaagcatttaaaaatgcatttattaacAAGGATCCTTGCAGCATTCTGCCTAAGGATTATGAATTATTTATCAACCTGTCATTGCACACAATTCCACCTAACAAG tctCTCTTCTGGGAAAATAATCAGCTACTAGTCAATCGCTTTGCTGACAGAGGACGTCGCTACATGTCTCTGGGTGATACTCTGTTTGGCTTCTTTGGAGATTTTCTAAACTGGTGTGGGCAGGCAGACAGCCCTG GACTGGACTATGAATCCTGCCCTACCACGATGGAATGTGAAAACAATGCGGTGGAATCTTTCTGGAGGATGGCCTCAATCACT TATGCACAACACAGCTCTGGGGTGATACATGTCTTGTTGAATGGTTCTGCAGACGGAGGAGCTTATCCACAGCCCGG TTTTTTTGCAGATTATGAAATACCTAATCTCCAGAAAGACAGAATCTCACAAGTTGTCATTTGGGTTGTGGATGATATTGAAGGACCAGATAT AGATTCCTGTGGATTTCATAGTGTAAAGATATTAGAAACCAGGCTGAAAACTCTTGGTTATGATGTCATTTGCACTGACAATAACAA GTCTGTAATGTTCTTACTCTGCCTGGATAATCCTGATAATTCTAAGTGTGCCCTTGCATC